The Diceros bicornis minor isolate mBicDic1 chromosome 31, mDicBic1.mat.cur, whole genome shotgun sequence genomic sequence TTCCATTCATAATAAACTTTTTGACTCTGAGTTTCCCTAAATATTACGTGGTTttactaactaactaactaacacACAGTGTTGTTGTAAGAATTGAAGGCACTGGAGGAAAATGTCtaataaattatgataaaaatatataagattAAGTCTACTAAATATTATTATTGGAATGAAAAACTGAGCAGAGTTAGAGAGTCTGAGCAGTACAGAATCTGATTAGGAAAACGTTGATGAATAGAACCCTTCTTACATCTCATGACTGGTAGGGAATTCTGAGGGTAAAATTCATGGAATATATGGCAATTCAGATGTTGTAGGTAAGACTAAGGGAAAGAGAGATTTCTACATATTGCAAGTTTTGTGTGACCATGTGCCTCTGAACATTGAGATCTCTCAAGATTCATACTGCTGCCTCTCTGTGATGTGTTTATTATCTATAATGAATGGGCAGTGCCAAACattatggaaaaatattcatGAAACCAAAGTTTGGTGGTTTTCACAGCTTCATACCACCAGCTTCCTTCCTTAAAGGACAAGTCAAGTTTGGATTAATGGGCAAGTACTGGCTTACAGTTTTGCGAGCCAAACCTGGGAGCTCTGTATTTTTTAAGAgctgaatttattttctcttccagCATTGGCGGCACCATCATGATATCACAACCCATGACCAACGAGACCTTTGTAGTTCTCACACCAAATGGCATCACTTTCCTCcaaacagagagccccaaaccCGCCTACCAGAGTCAGGGCAGCCTAAAGAAACAGCTAAAGGTAGAGGTCAAAGTTCTTGGGGTAAGCCCAATTCAGAACATGTTGGAGTGggatggaggggtggggaagggaagaaACTATGTATATCTTGGGACTAGAGACGCACTGTGAGTGTGGAGACTCTTAAGTTTTGCAAGAGGGTCTCCAGGTTGATCTGAAGATCAATGGAAGCCACTTGGAGAGCCATTTGAACCCTCCCTAGAACTTTTTCCTATAAGAcggttttaaaaatgttttcccccTCTTCTGAATATAAGCAATTgagttttttgctgttgtttctgTATTgtagcaataaagtatttctctacattttctttttttttaaccactttattgaggtgtaattggcATATAAAAAGCTGtccatctatatattttttataaaagtaattgTGGTAAATAATTGcatattttatgtacatttttttctatgtgtTCACCAATGGCATGCTTAATAATCTGACTGATTTTTTTGAAGGGAATTTTTCCCTCGCTGCAaattacaggaaaaaataaacttccttcttctcttttctccttctcttttgaaaacagaaatgatatttactttttgtttgtttctctcatttcatggatgattTATTAAAGAAACTCTGTggagtgaagggaggaggaaaggaaagtgTATACGTATGGCTGGGAGGAAAATATAGAGTTTTGCTTCCTAGACTTGTCTCTGCAGGTGTATGATCTGAGGTGAGGCAATCCATTTGACCAGGTTTCAGAACCGGAGAGGACTGATTGCCTTGCCTGAAATATACAATCATGTGGTAACTGCGAGGCTCATGTGACCTAAGATTTAGAAAACTGCTTGGTAAATGTTAACAGAGCTATAAATGTCTGAGGTGGTTGTCAGGGAGGAAAACTTTATCTCTTAAGCTAGAGCTTCAGGATCCTCAGCTGTAGAGACACGAACTGAAGAGGTCAAAGAGCTGGACAGAGGGCCAGGCTCTATATTGCTGTGTCCATTGGGGTCTGGGGGATGTAAGGAGGAGCTTCCCCCATCGCCAATGCTCAGGAGAGTGCAAGGGCTTTCAGATGTTCCCTGTTCTCATAAGAGGTAGAAGAAGAGTTAGTAGCAATGGAATCAGCGAGCCAGGGAAAACAGATTCTAGCACTTGTCATGAGCTGGGAGCAAGGATCACAGGCAGACAAGGGCAGAGAGGCATAAATGCCTGAAGGCTCGCTGAGCACCTGCCAGATGGCCAGAGACAGTAGTTTTCTGTGGCACAACAGCATCTTCTCCAAAATATCTTTTCATAGTTCTCACTCCAGAGCTTTTATAGTGTCTGTATCTTCACTGGGATCCTGCAGAAGGTAATAACTCAGGAGCACCAGGGAAGAGATGAAGAGGTCTTGTCTTCACAAATGCTGATTTTAATCCTCCGTCTCCCTTCTTCCAACAGACTATCCAGATCCTGTGTGGGATGATGGTGTTGAGTTTGGGAATCATTTTGGCAtctgcttccttctctccacaaTTTACCCCAGTGTTTTCCACTCTGTTGAAGGCTGCTTACCCATTCATAGGAGCCTTGTGTGTGAGTAAAGATCCTTAGGAGGACAACATGGGATGGAAGTGGGAAGAAGATGCCAATAGTTTAGGCTCTTCACCTGTCACCTTGCCAGGAGCAAGGGGTCAATGGTAGAGCTTGTTCTCCTGTGTGTGTAGCCCAGGTAAGAATTGAGTAGGGTGGGAAGGCAGAAGTCACCTGATTTTAAATCTATTTCTTAGCTGACTCAAATAATCATTTCTTTTGAAGATCATCTTACTTTTCACCTCATCATCTTGAGCTATGATGAGGCTAGTTGCTTCTCTCCAGGTTTAGGCAAAAATCCATGAAGTGGAATAAAGTTGGGTTGGAGCCTTCTATACAGTAAAATGAGCACCAGTGAAAGACACCACACGCTTACAGATAAACTCACACATCTCTGGGGAAATCACGGAGGAAGGAGCATTTTCATCTCCAAacacttttaaaatgatttttgctGCATTTAGTGGCACTCAGGGCATGCTGAGCAGATGTCTATGCTTTAGTGTTGGCCTGGAAATTCCTCTGAAACAGCTTCAATTCTCTGGTATCAAGGGGAATTTAGTGGTTCTTTTCTCAGAGAATATCTTTCTCCTAGATTAATAAGGATGAGTCTTCCTCACAATTAAGCTTCTCTTTCGTAGTTTTTTCGTAAGCTTCACACGACTCAGTAGCTATCACTTGTCTCTCCTACACTTGTTTCTTTGTCTGATGCATCCTGAAGTCCACCTTTTTCTTCATCtggtccttttttcttctcttattaaaTAAAGTCaacactttatttggatttcacaagTTTTTCTGAAaggtcttttttctgttccaagatcccaTCAAAAGATagtacattacatttagtcattatgtctccttaggctcctctagactttctcagactttccttgtctgACGACTCTGATAGTTTTGAGTAGCAGTGATCAGGATTTTGGTAGAATATCCCTAAATTTTTGTACATCTGTTGTTTCTCTCATGTTTAGAATAGGGTGATGGATTTTTAGGTGGAAGACAACAGAAGTGAAGCGTCATTATCATCAGTTCATCTCAAGGGTATACACTATCTACATGATTTGTTGCTGATGAAGTTAACCTTGATCACGTGGCTGAGAtagtgtttgccaggtttctccactatgaagttactttcctctctcctctttccataCTCGActctttggaagcaagtcactaagcacCAAGTCATTAAGCCCACATTTGGAAAGACATCTTGTCCAATTTTTAAGACCCAGGATTTATTTAGGCAGACCTAAATTACttaatgctgggaccactggaaCTACAacttttctcttctccctgtTCTGTTCCCATTTTTCCATTGTCAAAGTATTTTTTGTTACTTAGCTGTCCAAAATCTATTAGCTTATGAATACTCTAGAGAGTGAAAAtaatatctttgattttctgaacACAGCCTTAAAGGTTTTCTGCCACCCAGCCTCATCCTTTCTCCATTCTCAATTACCATTCTACTCTATCCTGAGGGAGCCACCAACTTAAAATCAATGTCTGTGGCCTCCTGTATCTGTCAGCTTCCCctattcttctctttttccatACTGTTGCTTTTGTGTTCTTCTCTAGATAACATCTAACTCCAAAACTTTCTTCCCTCAATTAGAAAAACCTTCTTTCCTGGCTTCTaagtttcttgttttattttttgtcatagATTCCCACTCATATCTGCCTTTCCTCATGCTTTTCTGAATACTCTATGGGCAAAATTGTCATATCTAGGTATTTAATTGGGTCTTGCATCATTGGTCATTTAGTCCTAGGACTTTTCCCATAGGAATTTTCCATAAACACCTTGATAATAATGTGGTAGCTACATCTATGCATAGAAACTGACCtggctattttctctcttttctgagtAGTTTGTCAGCTCTGGATGTCTATCAATTATCACAGAGAGAAAGTGCACTAAGACTTTGGTGAGTATGAGAACCATAACCCACAACTTGATGGATGGAAGTAAAACAGGGAGAACTCTTCAAGGTCAATGTCTCCACTTGGCAGAATTGGAAACTAAGTTTCAGAGCATGGAAGAGCTTTGGAAGAGTTAGGAGTTGTGTCTTGATCATCCATATTCCTGCCCAGTGCACATTCCTCCAACCACTGTACCCTAAATCGTAGTCTGCTTTTGGGGTATTGTATTATATCCTAGACCAGTGCCCAGGAATCCAGTCTAGAAAAAAATCTCTCCCCTTATGATGCCCTTTTGGTGGTAAGTGGACTTTAAATTTAGGTTTTCCATGATGAAGAAGCTGACAGTGTTATAAAGAGGTCTATTTGTTGTGGAGTCACTGTTTAAACCTCTCTGACAAACCCCTTGAGAAAACCCAGTCAAAATGTCATTCGTGTGAAGAATTATCTCTCATTCTTTTATCTATCTGATCTGAAAGCTAATACTTTTGCTGGACTTAGTATGAACTCTGGAGTCCTGAAAGTTGTCATTAGTCATTTGTATTGGCTAAGAAAATGACTTCACCTGCTTTAATTCTTTCCAGAGAAAACTAGAATTGGAAGTGGCAGGGAGAAGAAAGCTAGATTATAGGGAGAAGACTTTCTAGTCTGTAAAGGTTCACCAAGTCTTCACTCAATCTTATATCCCTCAAGTAGTTTGATATTTGGGGTCACGTGTGAGAATGTCATATAATACAGTGGCATAGAAACTCAATTTGTAGCTCTGGCTACAAATATCTCCTGAAGGCAGCAAGAAGTCAGAAAGAATGCGCAGGATAATGccaatatctctctctctttcattagaATCAGAGAtgattatttggaactctctctTATACCCAAAACAACTagatcagtgctgtccaatagaactttctgttaGGATGGAAATGCAATAGccatgctgtccaatacagtagtcacatgtggctattgataACTTGAAAGGTAGCTAGTTCAATTGagcaactgaattttaaattttattcgtTTACTTTATGTATAAGTAGTCCATGTGGCTAGTGACAACCATATTGAATAGCACAGTACAAGAATAATGTTTCTAGGTTTTCAGGGAGAAGCATATAGGGCTCTTACCCTAGGAAATAACAATATCACAACGAATACGGCAGCAAGCACAAGGATACAGGACGAGGTCTCAGGGTCGGCTCAGGCTCACCAGAGTCATCCATCTTGTATTGAATTCTACTGTGATCACACATTATACCAGCCCTTTTTGAAATTGAAGAAGAGAGCTCTCCAGAACAAAcctaaattatttgaagaaatatataCTCCAAACATTATGACTGTTGCTGGCTATCTGGAGGCCTAGAAACATGTACTTTAGTCATTATTTGGGGGAATTGGTGTTTGAAGGAGAAAAGTTCCCTGATTATCCTCTACTGTGCCCCAGAGATCCAACTACTGAGTCCATAAAAGAAGAATCCTAGCTAGGATTAAGTAATATTCTAATTTATGGCTATCGGGTGTGCCCTGGACCACATCTATTTATAATTACAGCTTTCAGAACGGTCCTAGCTCAATTCCCCCTCTGTGAGTTGGGTAGAAGGGAAGCCATTTCTGAAATCAGTATATTTATTCCCCTCACTTCTTAAATGTAGAAATGAGATCCAGAGTGGGAAATGAAATTGAGGAACTGAATACTCAAGAAAACTGGAAAGTCGGAGGCAAAGCTACCACTGTGACTTCCATTTCCTCCAAAACTACCACTGTGGCCAGATCTCTTTCTTCTACCTCACACTGCTGCTCACGCATTACACTATCCTTGGGCCTGAGTCTAGAACTCTGCCTATGGCCATCCATACTTGGATGGCCCTGAATGTGGCCAATCATAAAACTGTCCAGACTCTAGGGCCCTCCTGAGACTGAGAACTATCTCCTCATACTTATCTTTGGGTGTGCGTGATTTTAAGAGAGGTGATGTGCCAGGAGGAGTGACCTGCTTCACCTACCTCCTCTGTGTGACTGATGCTTCCACGAGGAGTTTCTGAGTAAGCAGGGGGAGAGAGAAGTCACATCTGCTTTGGTCACACTCTCTTGGGGATTTTGTAGGCATAGCTTCTTGGAGCCCTGCTGTCAGTCCAGAATAAAGAATTTAGGCAAGCAACATTCTCTGCCACCCTACTGAAGTCCTGCTTAGAAAGgaacatttcatttattcattcacttagccAAGATTTACCTTCTAGGTTGAGAGATGTTGCTAGGCACTGGGTTTAAGTCTATCAATCCTAGACCTCCTGAGGGacacagataagaaaataaatttttgcaaTGCACTGGCAAAGAGGTTAAGAGACATTTGTTGCTCATTAAGAGTGGTCTTCACTCAACATTTCTTTTTCAGGTTCAGAGCAGCCTGGCTGCAAACATTCTGAGTTCTGTATTTGCTCTGGTGGGTTTCATTCTCCTCTCTGTCAAACTGGCTGCTTTGGATCCTGCCTTATGGAAGTGTGCCTTGGACAAACAGCATACACCAACTGAATACTATTATGACCCCTATGAAAACAACGACTGCCCCAAGGCCAAAGCTATTCTGGTTGTAAGTATTTTTAGATGGGATGTTCCAATCTTATAAGGTTTCTGAAAGCCATGATTTCTTGTTATCCcttctttttaaaactaaaaactatCCCTTCTAATTCTTTCTAGTTTGAGCATCTCAGAGAAGGCCAGGGCTATGTAAAGGAGAGGGGACTACATGACTGAGATAAAGGGGCTAGGCTATGGGATTACATACTAATAGGGTGGAATGGAAGAGTAAATATCAAATACGGTTGATGCTGAAAAACTAAAACTCCTGGATAGAGCTTCTTACTAACCAAACTGATTCTATTGTTAGAGGCATAAAATATGACTTTGTCAAACTGAAAATCTTggtacatggaatatctttgccTTCAGCAAGGCAAAGATAGCAGAAACACTCAAGTGATCAAGAAACATGTATGTATGTGCGGTGGGGTATTAATTTGGTCTGAGCAGACATCAGGTCCAGCACTCAGAAATGGAGATTAGGAAATATGAGATTTGAAGGTGAGGGTTTCTCCTTCCAGTTACCACAGTGACGAGCAGAATTGATCAcgtgcaaaggcaacatcattgttgtttttgttataaCTTACGGGGGTGGatttattaaattagaaatatagGAATACGGAGAATGTTAACTGATAATGACTGTCATTATTCGAGGAAGGAAAGCTATGAAATTTGGCTAACAGAAACAATATATCTTAAGTTGGCACATTAAGGGGCATGTGTATGGCCAGCAATACATTGAGGAAAAAACAGATAACACAAGAATAAAGAGGCTGCAGAATATCTGTTGTCCTGCAGTTATAAAACTGAGTTAAGTCAAGAACACAGTTGGAGGATGGCCAGACAAAAACAGAGATGGTCCAGCTCAGGCATGCACATCACTGCTTACGGAGGCTGGCCCCAGGTGCTTCTCCCCAGGCTCAGGACATTATAATGAGAAAAAGTACATGCAAATGTGGTTGATAGTTATTggtataaaccaacacatggcaGAGCCAACTCCACCTTGGGAAAATTCTTCAGGGAAGTTTGGGAGGGATTTGTGTGGTAGATAAGGTACGAATTCATGATGGgataattttccattgtaaatGAAAGGATTGTGTTGATCTTCCTTGCTGGGACAATTTCTAGGTGATGTAGACAAGTTGTATTTCCTTTTTGACTGTATATAAATAAACTAGAGGTTTGTGCACTCACGTTTTCTCTCCTGTTCTATCATGGCCAGCTCTGCATGAATGATGCCTCAGGACAGAAATGGTGGAACCTATCCTCTTGGTGTAGTATGTTTTTTGAATTGGTTTGGGTTGTTAGCAGCTATGGTAGTTTACCATCTTGATTGTTCGAACTCTGACTGCCATCAAGAGAGACTAAGAAAGCCCATTCAAAGAGGTTCAGATGTATAGAAAGGGGTGTTCATATTGAATTTTATAAAGAGCTTGCACAGTTAAAACCTCACTGATTCTCACAAATCTCTGAGAAGGAAATATCATGATGCACATTTGATAAACGAGGAAACAGAAGCTAGAGAATTAGATACTTGCTCAGGCTCACACAGCACTAAGCAGTAAAGGTAAAGCTAGAATACAAGCTGTTGTTTCTCAGTCCTGAGCATTATTACACCACTCTGCTTCCTCACTGAGTGGACAATGTGATCAGATTTAGCTATGTCTCAGAGAGGTAAGAACACATGTGTATAAAGTGGGTTAATGATTTAGTTACTGCtcatccctcctcttcctctcaggggaagaAATGAGCAAAGGAATTAAATTGAGCCAATTGATGGGCTTGGAAGGGGCAGCGTTCTCTTCCTGATGGTATCCTTACTTCATTCTCTGATGGTTGAGGCGATCTTTGTCTCTACAGTCACCTCCCAACAAGGCATGAAGGCTTCGGTTCACACAAGCACTGTCAATCTTGTATTTCCTGCATTTCAGGGAACCGTGTCTGTGATGCTGATTTGTACACTGCTGGAGTTCTGCCTAGCTGTGCTCGCTGCTCTGGTTTGGTGGGAACAGTCTTGCTCTGACTTCCCTGGGGTGAGTGTATGGCCAGCCTCCCTGAGTTTTGCCTGGTGTGTCTCCATTTCTGGGCTGTGTTGAGCTATGTCATCAAGAGTGGCAGAAGGGACAGTCAACCGTTGGTCATGAGATATACATAGGAGGTGGTTTGATGGTGATGGGAGACAGTTAGATGAGGAAAGCAGACGGCAGTTGAGTAGCTGACCAGCTGAGGATTCACTGAATGGGAAGATACTTGAATCTAAGAAATCAACTTGTTCAATATTCCCATTTTGTAAATTCAGAAACTTAGGAAGCTTTGATTTATCCAAAATGTTATTAGAGATAGCAGAATGAATATAAGGCTAATAAATAAAGTAATTATTTAAAGAATTTAGCAACATGTAATACTTATCTTGGGATAGCTAAGAGTTCTAAGTATAAACTTTGGAGGAAATGGCATCAAGATGTATATAGTTGAACCTGAATCAAGTCTGAAGAACTGACACATTTTGTTTCTTCTAGAGTGTGCTCTTCCTGGGGCAGAGTCATGAGAATGCATACGGCATGGCCCCAACAGCACGTTCTGACTCTATATATGAAGAATTAGTGACTTCTTAGgggaaaaatccatcagaaatgtgGTTTTATGATAATATATGAAAACCAACCAAAGAAACTCAACTCAAGAAAGCAaagtttgggggccagcccagtggcatagtggttaagtttgcgtgctcagcttcggcagcctggggtttgcaggttcggatcctggtcgcagacctgcacaccgcttgtcaagccatgctatggcagtgtcccacataaagtagaggaagatgggcacggatgttagcccagggccaatcttc encodes the following:
- the LOC131395534 gene encoding membrane-spanning 4-domains subfamily A member 6A-like, translated to MISQPMTNETFVVLTPNGITFLQTESPKPAYQSQGSLKKQLKVEVKVLGTIQILCGMMVLSLGIILASASFSPQFTPVFSTLLKAAYPFIGALCFVSSGCLSIITERKCTKTLVQSSLAANILSSVFALVGFILLSVKLAALDPALWKCALDKQHTPTEYYYDPYENNDCPKAKAILVGTVSVMLICTLLEFCLAVLAALVWWEQSCSDFPGSVLFLGQSHENAYGMAPTARSDSIYEELVTS